The genomic window CTCCGGCTCGAAGAGCTCGCCGTCGGCGGTGGTGCCCGCCACCGGGTTGAAGGAGCGCGCGTAGCTGACGTACGGCGCGAAGCCACTGTCGAAGGTGTAGAGCAGACCGGCCCGCCCGCTGAACGACTTGACGCTGCCGTCATAGCTGGCCGCCGGGGTGAGCTCGTTCTCCAGGTCCGTGCCCACCCAGTCGTGGCGCCCGCTCAGCACCAGGTTGAACCGCTTGGCGAACTGGAGCTGATCCTGGAGGTAGACGCCGAGCTGATCCTGGGCCGTCTCGTTGAGCGTGTAGCGGGACTCCGGGGGCGCATAGCCGCCGTAGACCGGCTCCAGCAAGTCGAGCGGCGTGCCCGCCTCGTAGCCCTGCTCGTCCGCGATGCGGTAGTGCTTGTAATCGACGCCCAGCAGCAGCCGGTGGCGCAGGGGCCCGGTCTCCAGCCGCGCCTGCACCTGGGTGTCCACCGTGAACAGGTCCACCTTGGGCACGGTGATGAAGTTGCCCCGGGCGAGCTGCGCCTCGGCCGGATCCCCCGCGTAGCCGACGCCGTAGTAGTTCTGGAAGTCGATCTCCAGGTGGCCGTAGCGCAGGTTCTGCCGCACCGCCCAGGCATCGTTGAAGCGGTGCTCGAACTCGTAACCGGCCAGGAGCTGGTCACGCTTGAAGTGATCCAGGTCCGGCTCGCTCGTGAACAGGTCCGTGGGGATGCTCCCATAGGGCGCGTCCACGACGGTGCCCACGTAGGGCAGGAAGTTCTGGCCCTTGGTGCGGTCCAGCTGGACGCTGCCGTGCAGGGTCAGCGACGTGCGCTCGCCCGGCTTCCACGTCACGCTGGGGGCGACGAAGAGCCGGTCGTTGTTCGTGTGCTCGACCTGCGTGCCGCCCCCGCGCCCCAGGGCGGACACGCGGTAGAGGAAGTGCTCGCCCGAGTCGATGGCGCCCCCGGCGTCCACCGCCCCGTACCCGTTGCCGAACTCGTTGATGCCCGCCTCCACGTGCAGGCGCGTCTCGGCCGAGGGGCGCTTGCTCACGAGGTTGAGCAGGCCGCCCGGGTTGGTGCCGCCGTAGAGCACCGAGGAGGGGCCGCGCACCGATTCGATGCGCTCCAGCCCGAATGGTTCGATGCGCCAGGTGGCGAAGGAGCTGGCGAAGAGCTGCAGCCCGTCCAGGTAGTAGCCCGACTCCTGCGCGGAGAAGCCACGCACCAGGAACCAGTCGTTGCGCGAGTCCGCGCCGAACGTCCCCGCCCGGACGCCGGGCGTGTAGCGCGTGGCCTCGGCCACGGACTGCACCTGCTGGGCATCCATCTGCTCGCGGCCGACGACCGAGACCGCCTGCGGCGTTTCGATCAACGCCGTGTCCGTCTTGGTGCCCGCCGCGGTGCGCTCGGCGGTGTAGCCCTCGATGGGGCCCGTGGCGCTCTCCTTCTTGCCCTCCACCCGGAACGTCTCCAGGGTGATGGCGTTCCCCTCCTGCTGCTGTGCTTCCTGCGCTCCCGCTGCCGTGGCCAAGGCCAGCACCGAGACACCCGCGACGCGCCGAGAAAACATGCCTGCTCCTGTTTTTGATTCTTAAAATCGGATTCGGCGCCCTAGCATGGGCATGTTAAGGGTGACAAGCGAATGATCTCCGTGAACAGGTCCGTGGGCGCCGCGAGGGAGGTAGCCCTGCGCATCGTGGCGGCGGCGCTGGGCGGCTTCGCCCTGGCGTACACCGCCACCGCCTTCCTCAGCGTCTGGCTGCCGCTGGCCCGCACCGACCGGGTGATGTTCGCCAGCCTCGCCTCGTTCGCCGTCTATACCGGGGCCATCCTCTATGCCTTCGCCGCCCGGACGGCCTGGCGGGCCTGCTGGGTCCTGTTCGGGCTGAGCAGCCTGCTGGCGCTGGGGGCCTTCCTGCCCGGCGGCCTGGGAGCCCGGCCATGAGCCTGCGACAAGCCATGGCGGGGCTGCACACCTGGGCGGGGCTGCTGGTGAGCTGGCTGCTGTTCACCATCCTCTTCGCCGGAAGCCTGGCCTGCTTCGACAAGGAGCTGACGCGGTGGATGCAGCCCGCCCTGCACCTGTCCACCGGGCCGCGCGCCTCGGCCGATCAGGTGCGGGACTGGATGCA from Stigmatella erecta includes these protein-coding regions:
- a CDS encoding TonB-dependent siderophore receptor — its product is MFSRRVAGVSVLALATAAGAQEAQQQEGNAITLETFRVEGKKESATGPIEGYTAERTAAGTKTDTALIETPQAVSVVGREQMDAQQVQSVAEATRYTPGVRAGTFGADSRNDWFLVRGFSAQESGYYLDGLQLFASSFATWRIEPFGLERIESVRGPSSVLYGGTNPGGLLNLVSKRPSAETRLHVEAGINEFGNGYGAVDAGGAIDSGEHFLYRVSALGRGGGTQVEHTNNDRLFVAPSVTWKPGERTSLTLHGSVQLDRTKGQNFLPYVGTVVDAPYGSIPTDLFTSEPDLDHFKRDQLLAGYEFEHRFNDAWAVRQNLRYGHLEIDFQNYYGVGYAGDPAEAQLARGNFITVPKVDLFTVDTQVQARLETGPLRHRLLLGVDYKHYRIADEQGYEAGTPLDLLEPVYGGYAPPESRYTLNETAQDQLGVYLQDQLQFAKRFNLVLSGRHDWVGTDLENELTPAASYDGSVKSFSGRAGLLYTFDSGFAPYVSYARSFNPVAGTTADGELFEPETGQQVEAGLKFQPDGLASTLGLSVFELRRQNFVTTDGAFNPLQIGEVRSRGVELELITSLLPGLDVLGAVSLYDLEITDGADFETGKTPVGSAEFMASLWLDYTFQEGALAGFGAGAGVRATGRSFADRTNTLEVPGFTLVDLGLHYQRSHWRAALTVSNLLDDEYVSSCSSEAACFYGDQRRAALNVGYTF
- a CDS encoding DUF3649 domain-containing protein, whose product is MISVNRSVGAAREVALRIVAAALGGFALAYTATAFLSVWLPLARTDRVMFASLASFAVYTGAILYAFAARTAWRACWVLFGLSSLLALGAFLPGGLGARP